One Camelina sativa cultivar DH55 chromosome 3, Cs, whole genome shotgun sequence genomic window carries:
- the LOC104769450 gene encoding uncharacterized protein LOC104769450, with translation MNFCRRILMAPGSLHHHLKKVVTAPPPWTGIQNYRIWKVACSSPAAAPFSAGVETSEVSSSEDDLGDDLCEDASSSAERAKVLNRETFHKLRRLTVETIDLIIREEEKKGVYVTQEDLLDGRSFLLSTVNLKTASRSCGGWRVRR, from the exons ATGAACTTCTGCCGCCGCATTCTGATGGCTCCCGGTTCTCTTCATCACCACTTGAAGAAGGTTGTTACTGCTCCTCCTCCTTGGACTGGCATCCAGAACTATCGTATCTGGAAGGTGGCTTGTTCAAGTCCCGCTGCTGCGCCGTTTTCAGCTGGCGTGGAGACCTCTGAAGTTTCTTCTTCAGAGGATGATCTAGGCGACGATCTATGCGaggatgcttcttcttctgctgagcGGGCGAAGGTGCTGAACAGGGAGACCTTTCACAAGCTGAGGCGTCTTACCGTTGAGACCATAGATCTCATCATAagggaggaagagaagaagggcGTTTACGTCACTCAGGAGGATCTCTTAGATGGGCGAAGCTTCTTACTAAGTACCGTAAACCTGAAAACGGCCTCGAG ATCTTGCGGTGGATGGAGAGTAAGAAGATGA
- the LOC104769495 gene encoding cytochrome c oxidase assembly factor 5-like isoform X1 → MAKSCKGLAEELVKCLSESICVKDEKRSIRDCAGEKSPCIPSECVGLRETYFNCKRGQVDMRARIRGNKGY, encoded by the exons ATGGCGAAGTCTTGTAAGGGTCTTGCTGAAGAGCTTGTGAAGTGTCTCAGTGAATCGATATGTGTCAAG GACGAGAAACGGTCAATTCGGGACTGCGCTGGTGAAAAAAGCCCATGTATACCGAGTGAGTGTGTTGGTTTAAGGGAAACCTACTTCAATTGTAAAAGAGGACAG GTAGACATGAGAGCCAGGATTCGAGGAAACAAAGGCTACTAA
- the LOC104769489 gene encoding inactive leucine-rich repeat receptor-like serine/threonine-protein kinase At1g60630 — protein sequence MASSSSITSSLLLVVFAFTVVLFCLVTPARSSDVQALLTLKSSIDPSNSIPWRGTDLCNWQGVRECMNGRVSKLVLEFLNLTGSLDDKSLNQLDQLRVLSFKANSLSGSIPDLSGLVNLKSVYLNDNNFSGHFPESLTSLHRLKTIVLSGNRLSGRIPSSLLHLSRLYTLNVQDNLFVGSIPPLNQTSLRYFNVSNNQLSGQIPPTRALKQFDESSFTGNVALCGDQIQSPCIISPAPSAKPTPTPKSKKNKAKLIGIIAGSVVVGVLIFIFLLTLLIVCWRRKRRSEAPREDRKGKGIAEGEGATTSAEAERDIERKDRGFSWERGEEGAVGTLVFLGTSDSGETMVRYTMEDLLKASAETLGRGTLGSTYKAVMESGFIVTVKRLKNARYPRMEEFKRHVEILGQLKHPNLVPLRAYFQAKEERLLVYDYFPNGSLFTLIHGTRASGSGKPLHWTSCLKIAEDLASALLDIHQNPGLTHGNLKSSNVLLGPDFESCLTDYGLSTLHDPDSVEETSAVSLFYKAPECRDPRKASTQPADVYSFGVLLLELLTGRTPFQDLVQEYGSDISRWVRAVREEETESGEEPTSSGNEASEEKLQALLSIATVCVTIQPENRPVMREVLKMVRDARAEAPFSSNSSEHSPGRWSDTVQSLPRDDQVSI from the exons atggcttcttcttcatcgattACGTCGTCGTTGTTACTAGTAGTCTTTGCATTTACagtagtattattttgtttagttactCCGGCGAGATCTAGCGACGTACAAGCTCTACTCACCTTGAAATCTTCAATCGATCCTTCTAATTCGATTCCATGGCGAGGAACAGATCTCTGCAACTGGCAAGGTGTTAGAGAATGTATGAACGGAAGAGTCTCCAAGCTTGTTCTCGAGTTTTTGAATCTCACTGGCTCACTCGACGACAAGAGTTTGAACCAATTGGATCAACTTAGGGTTCTTAGTTTCAAAGCCAACTCTCTCTCCGGTTCAATCCCTGATCTCTCCGGTTTAGTCAATCTCAAATCGGTTTATCTCAACGATAACAACTTCTCCGGTCATTTCCCGGAGTCTCTCACCTCTCTTCACCGGTTGAAAACCATTGTACTCTCCGGTAACAGATTGTCCGGTCGAATCCCTAGCTCGTTGCTCCATCTCTCTCGGCTCTACACGCTCAATGTTCAGGACAATCTCTTCGTTGGTTCAATCCCACCTCTTAACCAGACGAGTCTCAGATACTTCAATGTATCTAACAATCAGCTCTCCGGTCAAATTCCACCGACACGAGCTTTGAAGCAGTTCGATGAGTCTTCGTTTACCGGAAACGTCGCTCTTTGCGGCGATCAGATTCAAAGTCCATGCATAATCTCGCCTGCGCCGTCTGCGAAACCAACGCCGACACCTAAGTCGAAGAAGAACAAAGCGAAGCTTATCGGGATTATTGCCGGAAGTGTCGTCGTCGGGGTACTAATCTTCATCTTCCTGTTGACGCTGCTTATCGTTTGCTGGCGGCGGAAGCGACGGAGCGAAGCGCCGAGGGAAGATAGGAAAGGCAAAGGAATAGCTGAAGGAGAAGGAGCTACTACATCTGCGGAGGCAGAGAGAGACATTGAGAGGAAAGACAGAGGTTTCTCTTGGGAAAGAGGCGAAGAAGGAGCAGTGGGAACTCTAGTTTTCCTCGGAACCAGTGATTCAGGCGAGACGATGGTGAGATACACTATGGAAGATCTGTTAAAAGCTTCGGCAGAGACGCTGGGAAGAGGTACATTGGGGAGCACTTACAAGGCTGTGATGGAGTCTGGGTTCATTGTTACTGTGAAGAGGCTCAAGAACGCTAGGTATCCTCGCATGGAGGAGTTCAAGAGACATGTTGAGATCCTGGGACAGCTCAAACATCCGAACCTGGTGCCTCTCAGAGCCTATTTCCAAGCCAAAGAAGAACGCTTGCTTGTGTATGATTACTTCCCCAATGGCAGTCTCTTCACTCTTATCCACG GAACTAGGGCTTCTGGAAGTGGGAAACCTCTTCACTGGACTTCATGCTTGAAAATAGCTGAGGACTTGGCCTCTGCTCTGCTCGACATTCATCAGAATCCTGGCCTGACACATGGGAACTTGAAATCGTCCAATGTCTTGTTAGGTCCTGATTTTGAGTCTTGCCTCACGGATTACGGCCTCAGCACTCTCCATGACCCTGACTCGGTTGAAGAAACAAGCGCAGTCTCTCTCTTTTACAAAGCTCCAGAGTGCAGAGACCCAAGGAAAGCCTCTACACAGCCCGCTGATGTCTATAGCTTCggggttcttcttcttgagcttCTAACAGGTAGAACACCGTTCCAGGACCTTGTTCAAGAATACGGGTCAGATATCTCTAGATGGGTGCGTGCAGTGAGAGAGGAAGAGACTGAATCAGGCGAGGAACCGACTTCTTCAGGCAACGAAGCATCAGAGGAGAAACTTCAGGCACTTTTAAGTATTGCAACGGTTTGCGTGACCATTCAACCAGAAAACCGGCCTGTGATGAGAGAGGTGCTGAAAATGGTGAGGGATGCAAGGGCCGAAGCACCATTCTCGTCTAACAGTAGCGAGCATTCGCCAGGGAGATGGTCGGATACCGTTCAGAGCTTGCCAAGGGATGATCAAGTGAGCATTTAG
- the LOC104769495 gene encoding mitochondrial protein pet191 homolog isoform X2: MAKSCKGLAEELVKCLSESICVKDEKRSIRDCAGEKSPCIPSECVGLRETYFNCKRGQT; this comes from the exons ATGGCGAAGTCTTGTAAGGGTCTTGCTGAAGAGCTTGTGAAGTGTCTCAGTGAATCGATATGTGTCAAG GACGAGAAACGGTCAATTCGGGACTGCGCTGGTGAAAAAAGCCCATGTATACCGAGTGAGTGTGTTGGTTTAAGGGAAACCTACTTCAATTGTAAAAGAGGACAG ACATGA
- the LOC104778667 gene encoding uncharacterized protein LOC104778667 translates to MANYGSYVANTCGNHAAGEASGSHSRHSPVPDSQASQHAPMEMTIEDFVSQPGRELLPRLDPYGAPNTTWFCDLHNGITKSLFRMMYGILKTPYAKFSVMPSSKQEMWFKQFAQDFTWHPDITNNVRKEFKKAAARQYSKMLNEWKQKWKKGKVPKGLSDDLFQGLIQYWGEVNTVSLSSKYSQNRRSDRGGLGMATHNNGPVSAYTRQRQLTIRDGVVPDHITLMEDMHTNKKTKQIQDGRAKLVVESSRRRQEEIISSQQSSEGSESTVELGREKLNEIFYEETEKNKGRIFGLGNLSQQSPLSQSTGYSFAPTQEFQQALQEKDARIAALEKEMEEQKAENKRRDEENKKRDEDLAAFMSEMRARHSAF, encoded by the exons ATGGC aaacTATGGTTCTTATGTTGCCAACACATGTGGGAACCACGCTGCTGGAGAAGCTAGTGGTTCCCATTCACGTCATAGCCCCGTTCCAGATTCACAAGCTTCACAACATGCTCCCATGGAGATGACCattgaagattttgtttctcaacCTGGACGAGAACTTCTCCCCCGCTTAGATCCTTATGGCGCTCCAAATACCACATGGTTTTGTGATTTGCATAATGGGATCACAAAATCTCTTTTCCGTATGATGTATGGAATCCTCAAAACACCATACGCAAAGTTTTCAGTGATGCCATCGTCAAAACAAGAAATGTGGTTTAAGCAATTTGCA cAAGATTTCACTTGGCATCCGGATATCACCAACAACGTTCGAAAAGAGTTTAAGAAGGCGGCTGCTAGACAATATTCTAAGATGTTGAATGAGTGGAAGCAAAAGTGGAAGAAAGGAAAGGTGCCAAAAGGGTTGAGCGATGATCTCTTCCAAGGTTTGATTCAATATTGGGGTGAAGTAAATACAGTTTCACTTTCCTCAAAATATTCTCAGAATAGAAGGAGCGACCGTGGCGGGTTGGGCATGGCAACCCACAACAATGGTCCAGTTAGCGCCTATACCCGACAACGCCAACTT ACTATTAGGGATGGTGTGGTACCAGACCATATTACTTTGATGGAGGATATGCATACCAAcaaaaagaccaaacaaatacaAGATGGTAGAGCTAAGCTGGTTGTTGAGAGTTCGAGGAGGCGGCAAGAGGAGATAATCAGTTCCCAACAATCTTCTGAAGGATCAGAGTCTACTGTTGAACTTGGAAGAGAGAAATTAAACGAGATTTTTTATgag gaaactgaaaaaaacaagGGACGGATTTTTGGACTTGGAAATCTCTCCCAACAAAGCCCGTTATCTCAATCAACGGGTTACTCATTTGCTCCCACACAAGAGTTCCAACAAGCTCTGCAAGAGAAGGATGCTCGGATTGCAGCATTGGAAAAGgaaatggaagaacaaaaagcGGAGAACAAAAGAAGGGACGAGGAGAACAAGAAGAGGGATGAGGATCTAGCAGCGTTCATGAGCGAGATGCGGGCAAGACATTCTGCCTTTTAG
- the LOC104769479 gene encoding eukaryotic translation initiation factor 3 subunit H, which translates to MATMARSFLQAISKDEVVAPPLRVVQIEGLAVLKIIKHCKEFAPTLVTGQLLGLDVGSVLEVTNCFPFPVRDDDEEIEADGANYQLEMMRCLREVNVDNNTVGWYQSTVLGSYQTVELIETFMNYQENIKRCVCIIYDPSKADLGVLALKALKLSDSFMELYRGGNFTGEKLREKNFSWMDIFEEIPIKVSNSALVSAFMTELETDTPVSQGDYDRLHSSTTPFLENNMEFLIKCMDDLSMEQQKFQYYYRNLSRQQAQQQAWLQKRRTENMARKSAGEEPLPEEDPSNPIFKPIPEPSRLESFLITNQVSNFCGQINGVAGQNFSRLYLTKALHEN; encoded by the exons ATGGCAACCA TGGCTAGGTCGTTTCTGCAGGCGATATCAAAGGATGAGGTTGTAGCTCCTCCGCTTAGAGTTGTTCAGATCGAAGGATTG GCTGTGCTGAAGATAATCAAACACTGCAAGGAGTTTGCACCGACCCTTGTCACTGGACAGCTTCTTGGGCTTGATGTTGGTAGCGTCCTTGAAGTTACCAATTGTTTTCCTTTCCCG GTcagggatgatgatgaagaaattgAAGCTGATGGTGCGAATTATCAGCTTGAGATGATGAGATGTCTGAGGGAGGTTAATGTTGACAACAACACTGTTGGGTG gTATCAATCTACAGTTCTTGGTTCCTATCAGACCGTGGAACTCATTGAGACCTTCATGAATTACCAG GAGAATATCAAGAGGTGTGTGTGCATCATATATGATCCCTCTAAAGCTGACCTAGGCGTCTTAGCTTTGAAGGCGTTGAAGCTTTCAGATTCGTTTATGGAGTTGTACCGAGGTGGAAACTTTACTGGCGAAAA GttgagagagaagaatttctcCTGGATGGATATTTTTGAAGAAATACCT ATCAAGGTTTCAAACTCTGCACTTGTCAGTGCCTTCATGACCGAACTGGAGACTGATACACCTGTCTCACAG gGCGATTATGATCGTCTACACTCATCAACCACTCCTTTCCTTGAGAACAATATGGAGTTTTTGATTAAATGCATGGATGATTTATCTATGGAACAGCAAAAG TTCCAATATTACTACCGGAACCTGTCTCGTCAGCAAGCGCAGCAGCAAGCCTGGCTCCAGAAGAGAAG GACCGAAAACATGGCTCGTAAATCAGCTGGAGAAGAGCCTTTGCCTGAAGAGGATCCTTCAAACCCAATATTCAAACCGATCCCTGAACCATCAAGGCTAGAGAGTTTCCTCATCACAAACCAAGTCTCAAACTTCTGTGGCCAAATCAATGG AGTGGCTGGCCAGAACTTCAGCAGGCTTTACCTGACCAAAGCATTGCACGAAAACTGA
- the LOC104769462 gene encoding uncharacterized protein LOC104769462 — protein MSSDASFQIYHNGKFNVSGSGVVTYDGGEIHKLDSQPESMLENLVDSLKLSLSEHRIWFKLPFESLSDLKMICNGTDGVERMCIAANYTKAVDIFLEKNMEKEGAIDDNIANGEGDDNRACGEGDECGHVEGCGDEDEVYNSEGTPPHSDCEDDHQHVRYKKGSGPNKSIKSAVTSLSSNSTKSSITTCSSKLSITNTSTIKHDGSYFRRFFFIEFQI, from the exons ATGAG CTCTGATGCATCTTTCCAGATCTATCACAACGGCAAGTTTAATGTCTCAGGCAGCGGTGTTGTTACATATGATGGAGGGGAGATTCACAAACTTGATAGCCAACCGGAATCAATGTTGGAGAACTTGGTGGATTCGTTGAAGTTGTCTTTGTCTGAGCATAGGATTTGGTTTAAACTTCCATTTGAGAGTTTGTCGGATCTAAAGATGATTTGTAATGGAACCGATGGAGTTGAGAGAATGTGTATAGCTGCAAATTACACTAAAGCTGTTGATATTTTCTTGGAGAAAAACATGGAGAAAGAAGGTGCTATTGACGACAATATAGCTAATGGTGAAGGTGATGATAATAGAGCTTGTGGTGAAGGTGATGAATGCGGACATGTAGAAGGAtgtggtgatgaagatgaggtTTACAATTCTGAGGGTACTCCTCCGCATTCAGACTGTGAGGATGATCATCAACATGTTAGATACAAAAAAGGCAGTGGACCAAACAAGTCAATCAAGTCAGCTGTCACAAGCCTCTCAAGCAACTCAACCAAGTCAAGCATCACAACCTGTTCAAGCAAGTTAAGCATCACAAATACAAGCACCATCAAGCATGATGGCTcatattttaggagatttttttttattgagtttcagatttga